A genomic segment from Bradyrhizobium sp. ISRA430 encodes:
- a CDS encoding penicillin-binding protein 1A — MAWGKKKGGGRKEPLFGLPAALADLRLTAADRIPNAEEKPKKSAKSSAKRRSDDSDAEPPRERKAPASRSAAKRRSKSRGNLSIGRLIYWGAVLGLWGVIAVIGVVIWVGAHLPPIQSLEIPKRPPTIQIVGMDGSMLAQRGEMAGANVALKDLPPYLPKAFIAIEDRRFYSHFGIDPLGIVRAAVTNILHRGVSQGGSTLSQQLAKNLFLTQERTFQRKLQEAELAIWLERKHSKNEILELYLNRVYFGSGAYGVEAAAQRYFGKSAKNVTIAEAAMLAGLVKSPSRLAPNRNPEGAEQRAQVVLAAMADAKFITEAQAKASIGHPAINVKPAGAGTVNYVADWIGEVLDDLVGQIDQSITVETTIDPKLQSVAEAAIIDELAAKSVKFNVSQGALVAMTPDGAVRAMVGGRNYSESQYNRAVTAKRQPGSSFKPFVYLTALEQGLTPDTIRQDAPIEVKGWKPENYTHEYFGAVTLTQALAMSLNTVAIRLGLEVGPKNVVRTAHRLGISSKLEPNASIALGTSEVSVVELVGAYAPFANGGFAVSPHVVTRIKTVDGKLLYMRQPEERNPVIEPRYVAMMNTMMRETLISGTAKKAEIPGWQAAGKTGTSQDYRDAWFIGYTANLVTGVWLGNDDNSPTKKATGGGLPVEVWSRFMRTAHEGVPVAALPSSQVGWGLSNLAQAASQVSAPIPPPPAANNAGYRPAPTRTAVRPEAAAGLDGWLMDRLFGGNR; from the coding sequence ATGGCGTGGGGAAAGAAAAAGGGCGGCGGACGGAAAGAGCCGCTATTTGGCTTGCCCGCGGCGCTCGCCGATCTGCGCCTGACGGCAGCCGACCGCATCCCGAACGCCGAGGAGAAGCCGAAGAAGTCAGCCAAATCATCCGCCAAGCGTCGAAGCGACGATTCCGATGCCGAGCCGCCGCGCGAGCGCAAGGCGCCAGCCAGCCGCAGCGCCGCCAAGCGCCGGTCGAAGTCGCGCGGAAACCTCAGTATCGGCCGCCTGATCTATTGGGGTGCAGTGCTCGGCCTGTGGGGCGTGATCGCCGTGATCGGCGTCGTGATCTGGGTCGGCGCCCATCTGCCGCCGATCCAATCGCTGGAAATTCCCAAACGCCCGCCGACGATCCAGATCGTCGGCATGGATGGCAGCATGCTGGCGCAGCGCGGCGAGATGGCCGGCGCGAATGTCGCACTGAAGGATCTGCCGCCCTATTTGCCAAAAGCGTTCATCGCCATCGAGGACCGCCGCTTCTATTCGCATTTCGGCATCGACCCGCTCGGCATTGTCCGCGCAGCCGTGACCAATATCCTGCATCGCGGCGTGTCGCAGGGCGGCTCGACGCTGAGCCAGCAGCTCGCCAAGAATCTGTTCCTGACCCAGGAGCGCACCTTCCAGCGCAAGCTGCAAGAGGCCGAGCTCGCGATCTGGCTGGAGCGCAAGCATTCCAAGAACGAGATCCTGGAGCTCTATCTCAACCGCGTCTATTTCGGCTCCGGCGCCTATGGCGTCGAAGCCGCGGCGCAACGCTATTTTGGCAAGTCGGCGAAGAACGTCACCATTGCCGAAGCCGCGATGCTGGCGGGCCTCGTCAAATCACCCTCGCGGCTGGCGCCCAATCGGAACCCGGAAGGCGCCGAACAACGCGCGCAGGTCGTGCTTGCGGCGATGGCGGATGCCAAATTCATCACCGAAGCGCAGGCCAAGGCCTCGATCGGCCACCCTGCGATCAACGTGAAGCCGGCGGGCGCCGGCACCGTCAACTACGTCGCCGACTGGATCGGCGAGGTGCTGGACGATCTCGTCGGCCAGATCGACCAGAGCATCACGGTCGAGACCACGATCGATCCGAAACTCCAGAGTGTGGCGGAAGCCGCCATCATCGACGAGCTGGCGGCGAAAAGCGTGAAGTTCAACGTCAGCCAGGGAGCGCTGGTGGCAATGACGCCTGACGGCGCGGTGCGTGCCATGGTCGGCGGCCGGAACTATTCCGAGAGCCAGTACAACCGCGCGGTAACCGCCAAGCGCCAGCCGGGCTCCTCGTTCAAGCCATTCGTCTATCTGACCGCGCTCGAGCAGGGCCTGACGCCCGACACCATCCGCCAGGACGCGCCGATCGAGGTCAAGGGCTGGAAGCCCGAGAACTACACCCATGAATATTTCGGCGCGGTGACGCTGACCCAGGCACTCGCGATGTCGCTGAACACGGTCGCAATTCGCCTCGGCCTCGAGGTCGGGCCGAAGAACGTGGTGCGCACCGCGCACCGGCTCGGCATCTCCTCGAAGCTGGAGCCGAACGCCTCGATCGCGCTCGGCACCTCCGAGGTCTCCGTGGTCGAGCTGGTCGGCGCCTATGCGCCCTTCGCCAATGGCGGCTTCGCCGTATCGCCGCATGTGGTGACGCGGATCAAGACGGTCGACGGCAAGCTGCTCTACATGCGCCAGCCCGAGGAGCGCAACCCGGTGATCGAGCCGCGCTACGTGGCGATGATGAACACGATGATGCGGGAGACGCTGATCTCCGGCACGGCGAAGAAGGCGGAAATCCCCGGCTGGCAGGCGGCCGGCAAGACCGGCACGAGCCAGGACTATCGCGACGCCTGGTTCATCGGTTACACCGCCAACCTCGTCACCGGCGTCTGGCTCGGCAATGACGACAACTCGCCGACCAAGAAGGCGACCGGCGGCGGCTTGCCGGTGGAAGTCTGGTCCCGCTTCATGCGCACGGCGCACGAGGGCGTGCCGGTGGCAGCCTTGCCGAGTTCGCAAGTCGGCTGGGGTCTGTCGAACCTCGCCCAGGCCGCATCGCAAGTGTCGGCACCGATACCTCCGCCTCCAGCCGCCAACAATGCTGGCTATCGCCCGGCCCCAACGCGCACGGCGGTGCGGCCGGAAGCGGCGGCAGGTCTCGATGGCTGGCTGATGGACCGGCTGTTCGGCGGGAATAGGTAG
- a CDS encoding SprT family zinc-dependent metalloprotease, translating to MICFCAERFPWRRLWQNPGQLLPPGLTDMATRALLYRRPHEPKTLVITHGSQFFAIRLRRHRRARRYTLRIHPSDREAILTMPPRGTLADAKDFAQRHGAWIAARLGRLPKAAPFQAGTVIPLRGVHHRIVHRAGIRGTVWTEVRDSGERILCVAGGVEHVDRRVHDFLKREARRDLQRSAEAYAAELGVRVKRLSIRDQSSRWGSCTSAGSLSFSWRLILAPPYVLDYLAAHEVAHLVEMNHSSRFWRVCDRICPSVERAKKWLDTHGNDLHRYGIDE from the coding sequence ATGATTTGTTTTTGCGCCGAGCGCTTTCCCTGGCGGCGGTTATGGCAGAATCCGGGCCAACTCCTGCCCCCCGGACTGACAGACATGGCCACTCGCGCTCTCCTCTATCGGCGGCCCCACGAACCAAAGACCCTCGTCATCACCCACGGATCGCAATTTTTTGCCATCCGATTGCGCCGGCACCGTCGCGCGCGTCGCTACACGCTCAGAATTCATCCGAGTGATCGCGAAGCCATCCTCACCATGCCGCCGCGGGGTACGCTTGCCGACGCCAAAGACTTCGCGCAGCGCCACGGTGCGTGGATCGCGGCCCGTCTTGGCCGCTTGCCGAAGGCGGCACCCTTCCAGGCGGGCACGGTGATACCGCTGCGCGGCGTGCACCACCGCATCGTCCATCGCGCCGGCATCCGCGGCACGGTGTGGACCGAAGTGCGCGATAGCGGCGAGCGCATTCTCTGCGTCGCGGGCGGCGTCGAGCACGTCGACCGCCGCGTCCATGACTTCCTCAAGCGCGAAGCGCGCCGCGATCTGCAGCGCTCGGCTGAAGCCTATGCCGCCGAGCTTGGCGTCAGGGTCAAGCGGCTCTCGATTCGCGATCAATCAAGCCGCTGGGGTTCCTGCACTTCGGCGGGCTCGTTGTCGTTCTCCTGGCGGTTGATCCTCGCGCCGCCCTACGTTCTCGACTATCTCGCCGCCCACGAAGTCGCCCATCTCGTCGAGATGAACCACTCGTCGCGGTTCTGGCGCGTCTGCGACAGGATCTGTCCGTCCGTCGAGCGCGCCAAGAAGTGGCTCGACACCCACGGCAATGATCTGCACCGGTATGGGATCGACGAATAG
- the phaZ gene encoding polyhydroxyalkanoate depolymerase yields the protein MPIGEFGGAPPLAAEGSPVLTTPMYWMYEMAHASLNPARAVTDATKILFQNPMNPWTHTDVGKSVAAACELFERTTRRYGKPEWGLDDTEVNGIRVPVEIRSVWEKPFCKLLYFDRKFTRPLRSPQPRVLIVAPMSGHYATLLRGTVEAFLPAHEVYITDWADARMVPLSEGRFDLDDYIDYVIEMLHVLGGNTHVMAVCQPSVPVVAAVSIMEAQRDPFVPLSMTLMGGPIDTRRNPTAVNKLAEQRGIDWFRNTVITKVPFPHPGMMRDVYPGFLQLNGFISMNLDRHMDAHKQLFANLVKGDGDLVDKHRDFYDEYLAVMDLSAEYYLQTVDTVFVKHALPKGEMTHRGTRVDPSKITRVALMTVEGENDDISGLGQTEATHGLCSSIPHHRRVHYVQKGVGHYGVFNGSRFKSEIVPRIHDFMVSAANPKAAQALAAE from the coding sequence ATGCCCATTGGTGAGTTTGGCGGCGCACCGCCCCTGGCGGCCGAAGGCAGTCCGGTCCTGACGACGCCGATGTACTGGATGTACGAGATGGCGCACGCCTCTCTGAATCCGGCACGCGCGGTCACCGACGCCACAAAGATTCTGTTTCAGAATCCCATGAATCCCTGGACGCACACCGATGTCGGCAAGTCGGTGGCCGCGGCCTGCGAGCTGTTCGAGCGCACCACGCGCCGCTACGGCAAGCCGGAATGGGGGCTCGACGACACCGAGGTCAACGGCATCCGCGTCCCCGTCGAGATCCGCTCGGTCTGGGAAAAGCCGTTCTGCAAGCTGCTCTATTTCGATCGCAAGTTCACGCGCCCGCTGCGCAGCCCGCAGCCGCGCGTGCTGATCGTCGCGCCGATGTCCGGCCACTATGCGACGCTGCTGCGCGGCACGGTCGAAGCCTTCCTGCCGGCGCATGAGGTCTACATCACCGATTGGGCCGACGCGCGCATGGTCCCGCTCAGCGAGGGCCGCTTCGATCTCGACGATTACATCGACTACGTCATCGAGATGCTCCACGTGCTCGGCGGCAACACTCATGTGATGGCGGTGTGCCAGCCTTCGGTCCCCGTCGTCGCCGCCGTCTCGATCATGGAAGCGCAGCGCGACCCGTTCGTGCCGTTGTCGATGACGCTGATGGGTGGTCCGATCGACACCCGCCGCAATCCGACCGCGGTGAACAAGCTCGCGGAACAGCGTGGCATCGACTGGTTCCGCAACACCGTCATCACCAAGGTGCCGTTCCCGCATCCGGGCATGATGCGCGACGTCTATCCGGGATTCCTGCAGCTCAACGGCTTCATCAGCATGAATCTCGACCGTCACATGGATGCACATAAGCAGCTCTTCGCCAATCTGGTGAAGGGCGACGGCGACCTCGTCGACAAGCATCGCGACTTCTACGACGAATACCTCGCGGTGATGGATCTCTCCGCCGAGTACTATCTTCAGACGGTCGATACCGTCTTTGTGAAACACGCCTTGCCGAAGGGTGAGATGACCCATCGTGGAACACGGGTCGATCCTTCGAAGATCACCCGCGTGGCGTTGATGACGGTCGAAGGCGAGAATGACGACATCTCAGGTCTCGGCCAGACCGAAGCAACGCATGGATTGTGCAGCTCGATCCCCCATCATCGCCGTGTTCATTACGTCCAGAAGGGCGTCGGACATTACGGCGTGTTCAACGGCTCGCGTTTCAAGTCGGAAATCGTGCCGCGGATTCATGACTTCATGGTCTCGGCCGCGAATCCGAAGGCAGCGCAGGCTCTCGCTGCCGAATAA